The genomic window GCGGCCAGTTCCATCACCGGCAGGTCGAACGAGCGGCCATTGAAGGTCACCCAGGTGGGGCGTTTGTAGTGGTCCCACCCCCGCCAAAACTGTTCGGTCATCACGTGAGAACGAAACTGAGGTTCATCCAAGGACACCAGATCGACCAGATTCAACTGACTGTCCACCTTGGCGACCACCACGGCCACGGGTATTTGAAAGGTGTGGGGAATAAAGTCGCGACCGTTTTGCGTTTCCCGCAGTTCTTCCTGGAACCGCGTGATCGCTTCGGCCGGCGGCAGGTCTTCGCCCGGGTATTTCACCGCCCCGACCAGTTTGCCGTCCGCGACGGTTTCCACATCAAACAGCAAGAATTCAATGTTCGGTGCTTTGGACAACCGCCTATCTCCCAATCGCGTCTCGATCTGTCACAATACCAGGCTGAATTTATTGTAGCGATTTCGCCCCCTCCGAGCGTCCACCATGACCACCCCGATCAATCGTCAACGTCTCTTGGATCGCTTCTTGTCGTACGTCTGTATCGACACAGCGGCCAATCCCCATACCGACAAGTATCCAAGCAGTGCCGGGCAGTGGGAACTGGGGCGGTTGTTAACACAGCAACTGGAAGACATGTCGGCCGATTACCCGCATCAAGATGAACACGGTTTGGTGTGGGCCAACATTCCCGCCAGCGACGGCGGTACCAGCCCGGCCATCGCCCTAATCGCGCATCTGGATACCTCGCCGGAAGCCCCCAGTGACAATGTCCGCCCCCAGGTGATCGATCGCTACGAGGGCGGGGACATCCTGTTGCCCAGCGGCCAAGTCATCCGCTGCGAGCAAACCCCCGAACTGCAACACCTAGTCGGCTGCACGCTGATCACCACCGATGGCAACACCCTGCTCGGTGGCGATGACAAAGCCGGGGTGGCGATCATCATGGAACTAGCGCAGCACTTAATCGAAAACCCGCATCTGCCCCACGGGCCGGTCCGCGTGCTGTTCACCTGCGACGAAGAAATCGGACGCGGCACCGACAAAATCAATCTGAACAAACTGGACGCCCTGGTGGGCTACACCCTCGATGGCGGCGATGCCGGCCAACTGGACGTGGAAACCTTCTCCGCCGATGCCGCCACGGTGACCTTTACCGGCCACAACATCCACCCGGCGATCGCTAAAGGACGGATGGTCAACGCCGTCCGCGCGGCCGCCCAATTCCTCAGCAAACTGCCCCGCGACCGGCAAACTCCGGAAACCACCGAAGACCGCGAAGGCTTTATTCACGCCCACGACATCCAAGGCGGCGTCGGGCTGGCGACGGTGGAATTGATCCTCCGCAGCTTCGATACCGACGAACTGAAAACCTACGCCGACCAAATCCGCCAATGGGCCGCCGAAATCGAACAGGAATTCCCCGGCCTGCTGGTCCATGTCGACGTCCGCACGCAGTACCGCAACCTGGCCGAAGGCCTGAAAAAAGTCCCCGAAGCGGTCAGCTTGGCCGCCCAAGCTTACCAGAACCTAGACCGACCCTGCCAACAAACGATCATCCGTGGCGGCACCGATGGATCGCAGTTAACCGAAAAAGGCCTGCCCACGCCTAACCTGTCCAGCGGCCAACACAATATCCACGCCGTGCACGAGTTCGCGTGCCTGGACCAGATGACCGCAGCCGTCGAACACCTGGTCGAACTGCTGCGGTTGTGGAGCGAACAAACCAAGTCGTAGAAATCTCAAATCTCAAATCTCAAATCTCACCAACAACCAACAACCAACAACCATATGACCGATACGCCATTGACCGCTGAAGCCGTTCGCGCCGCCATCGAAACCCTGCCTGACCCGGAAACCGGTCGGCCGTTGGGATCGATGGGCCAGATCGGCGACATCAAGGTCCAACAACAACACGCCGAGATCCAGCTAGGGCTGTCGACGCATTCGCTGCCGATCGCCGAAGAAGTGAAAGCTCAACTGGCTTCGACCGTGGCCAGCAAACTGCCCGGCACAACGGTGGACGTCACGGTGCACACGCATGCGCGACCGGCCGCGCGGGCTGGCCAAGCCGGGTTGCGAATCAAAACCGTGATCGCCGTGGGATCCGGCAAAGGCGGCGTGGGCAAGAGCACCGTCGCGGCTTCGCTGGCGCTCACCCTGGAACGTCTGGGTTCGACCGTGGGCTTAATGGACGCCGACGTGTACGGCCCCAGCATCCCGCACCTGTTGGGCCTGGAAGGCAAACCCACCTTGGAAGGCAAACAGAAAATCCAACCGATTCGCTGCGGCCAGATGCCCGTGATGTCGATGGGCTTTCTGATCGCGCCGGACCAAGCGGTGATTTGGCGCGGCCCGATGCTGCATCAATCCATCACCCAGTTCCTCACCGAAACCGCTTGGGGCGAACTGGACTACCTGATTATCGACATGCCGCCC from Roseimaritima ulvae includes these protein-coding regions:
- the pepT gene encoding peptidase T, with product MTTPINRQRLLDRFLSYVCIDTAANPHTDKYPSSAGQWELGRLLTQQLEDMSADYPHQDEHGLVWANIPASDGGTSPAIALIAHLDTSPEAPSDNVRPQVIDRYEGGDILLPSGQVIRCEQTPELQHLVGCTLITTDGNTLLGGDDKAGVAIIMELAQHLIENPHLPHGPVRVLFTCDEEIGRGTDKINLNKLDALVGYTLDGGDAGQLDVETFSADAATVTFTGHNIHPAIAKGRMVNAVRAAAQFLSKLPRDRQTPETTEDREGFIHAHDIQGGVGLATVELILRSFDTDELKTYADQIRQWAAEIEQEFPGLLVHVDVRTQYRNLAEGLKKVPEAVSLAAQAYQNLDRPCQQTIIRGGTDGSQLTEKGLPTPNLSSGQHNIHAVHEFACLDQMTAAVEHLVELLRLWSEQTKS
- a CDS encoding Mrp/NBP35 family ATP-binding protein — protein: MTDTPLTAEAVRAAIETLPDPETGRPLGSMGQIGDIKVQQQHAEIQLGLSTHSLPIAEEVKAQLASTVASKLPGTTVDVTVHTHARPAARAGQAGLRIKTVIAVGSGKGGVGKSTVAASLALTLERLGSTVGLMDADVYGPSIPHLLGLEGKPTLEGKQKIQPIRCGQMPVMSMGFLIAPDQAVIWRGPMLHQSITQFLTETAWGELDYLIIDMPPGTGDVALTLSQGAMPIAGAVVVCTPQEVALLDAVKAISMFGTVKIPVAGMVENMSGFVCPDCNKRYDIFGAGGARAKAEELSIPFLGEIPIDPVLRQAGDDGQLADVIRNDARARAPMEKVAQSLVRDLAQKAAASPPKPQLPTL